The following proteins come from a genomic window of Novosphingobium sp. P6W:
- a CDS encoding aldo/keto reductase: protein MMTLESYHALGRSGLLVSPLALGTMTFGTPRWGMDAKDSRAVFDRYVDLGGNFLDTADVYSGGASEEMVGAFVKDAGLRDRMVIATKSGFATGKAPLSGGNGARHVRAAVEGSLKRLGTDFIDLYWIHIWDGITPAEELLETMSNLIRSGKIRYWGLSNSPAWYIAQLATLAQARGLPAPVGLQYYYALTERGVENEHVPLGRALGIGLVPWSPLAYGLLTGKYDRATVEAGASRQGGVPNAGGPAGERPEGDKRLDGDNPFGDTLFTDRNWRIVDELKRIATETGETPARIALAWVVGRPGVSSTLMGVSRVEQVADNASALALELSPDHLAALDVVSGGTGNFLYGLFERPVRNQVVFGGANVA from the coding sequence ATGATGACCCTTGAATCCTATCACGCGCTGGGGCGGTCGGGCCTCCTTGTCAGCCCCCTGGCCCTCGGTACCATGACCTTCGGCACGCCGCGCTGGGGCATGGATGCGAAGGACAGCCGCGCGGTCTTCGATCGCTACGTCGATCTCGGCGGCAATTTCCTCGACACGGCGGATGTTTATTCCGGCGGTGCGTCGGAGGAGATGGTCGGCGCCTTTGTAAAGGATGCGGGCTTGCGTGACCGGATGGTCATCGCGACCAAATCCGGCTTCGCGACGGGCAAGGCACCGCTCTCAGGCGGCAATGGCGCGCGTCATGTCCGCGCGGCGGTCGAAGGCTCGCTGAAGCGCCTCGGCACCGATTTCATCGATCTCTACTGGATTCATATCTGGGATGGGATCACCCCGGCAGAGGAACTGCTGGAGACGATGAGCAACCTCATCCGGTCAGGCAAGATCCGGTACTGGGGCCTGTCCAACAGCCCCGCTTGGTATATCGCGCAACTGGCGACATTGGCGCAGGCACGGGGTCTTCCGGCGCCCGTCGGCCTCCAATATTATTACGCGCTGACCGAGCGCGGGGTGGAGAACGAGCATGTTCCGCTCGGCCGCGCGCTGGGCATCGGGCTCGTGCCGTGGAGCCCGCTCGCGTATGGCCTGCTCACCGGCAAATATGATCGTGCCACGGTGGAGGCAGGGGCATCGCGGCAGGGCGGCGTACCCAATGCGGGTGGTCCGGCAGGCGAACGCCCGGAGGGCGACAAGCGGCTCGACGGCGACAATCCCTTCGGCGACACGTTGTTCACCGACCGTAACTGGCGGATCGTGGATGAACTCAAGCGCATTGCCACCGAGACGGGGGAAACACCGGCCCGCATCGCGCTCGCGTGGGTCGTCGGACGGCCGGGCGTGTCCTCTACCCTCATGGGCGTGAGCCGCGTCGAGCAGGTGGCGGACAATGCCTCGGCGCTAGCGCTGGAGCTTTCACCGGACCATCTGGCCGCGCTCGACGTCGTCAGCGGCGGAACCGGCAATTTCCTCTACGGCTTGTTCGAGCGGCCGGTTCGCAATCAGGTGGTGTTCGGCGGCGCAAACGTGGCGTGA
- a CDS encoding LysR family transcriptional regulator produces MDRDLWSGLAVFAEIVEAGSFAKAATRLGLSASALSHAMRTLEAKLGIRLLDRTTRSLAPTRAGEEVLLRLRPAMASVEEGLAILDLDRDRPSGRVRVNAHRPAAVHIVLPRLATLARDYPDVSVELVVNDGLVDVVAERFDCGVRHEGELQADMISLRISDQVPLIFVAAPDYLAVHGTPSVPDDLGSHRCISYRYSSAGTVHRWAFEREGVSLERAVPTTFVTNDVDMMRDAALNGLGICCLIAEQAIGHLAAGNLVEVLPGWAPNLPPNHLYYPSRRQPTAAFQAFMGVMRSATIPAAVSGPANK; encoded by the coding sequence ATGGATCGCGACCTCTGGTCCGGGCTCGCCGTCTTTGCCGAGATTGTCGAGGCGGGCAGCTTTGCGAAGGCAGCGACGCGGCTTGGCCTGTCCGCTTCCGCGCTTAGTCATGCGATGCGGACGCTGGAGGCGAAGCTGGGCATTCGGCTACTCGACCGCACCACCCGCTCGCTTGCACCGACGCGCGCGGGTGAGGAGGTGTTGCTGCGCCTGCGGCCTGCCATGGCGTCGGTGGAGGAAGGGCTCGCGATCCTCGACCTCGATCGGGACAGACCTAGCGGTCGGGTGCGCGTCAATGCCCATCGACCGGCCGCCGTCCATATCGTGCTGCCGCGTCTTGCCACTCTCGCGCGCGACTATCCCGATGTGTCGGTCGAACTGGTCGTCAATGACGGTCTGGTCGATGTAGTCGCGGAGCGGTTCGACTGCGGTGTGCGGCATGAAGGGGAATTGCAGGCAGATATGATCTCGCTAAGGATCAGTGATCAGGTGCCGCTGATCTTTGTTGCCGCGCCAGACTATCTGGCCGTACACGGCACGCCGTCGGTTCCGGACGATCTCGGTAGTCATCGCTGCATAAGCTATCGGTATAGCTCAGCGGGAACGGTGCATCGCTGGGCATTCGAGCGAGAGGGCGTCAGCCTCGAACGTGCGGTTCCGACGACATTCGTCACCAATGACGTCGATATGATGCGGGATGCGGCGTTGAACGGTCTCGGGATATGCTGCTTGATTGCCGAACAGGCGATTGGACATCTCGCGGCAGGAAACCTGGTGGAGGTGCTGCCGGGATGGGCGCCGAACCTTCCGCCCAATCACCTATACTACCCCAGCCGCAGGCAGCCCACCGCTGCATTCCAGGCATTCATGGGTGTGATGCGCTCTGCTACGATCCCAGCCGCCGTTTCGGGGCCTGCGAATAAATGA
- a CDS encoding nuclear transport factor 2 family protein codes for MPFRARLTLAALLLAGSMPSAIAAASPAKPADALHRLLIKEEIRDTLAHYNQLVDRDDGAPDRSAWMAMFTDDAEMRAFYPDGTPDIHLRGRPAIQKAFGGGGTKDSGLASKHYIVNVVFDDVADTAVRTHINAMSVTTTKNLVNRHCEGCGTQPVAISMFIYDNTWVKVAGEWKIQRMEVYFKN; via the coding sequence ATGCCGTTCCGCGCACGCCTGACCCTTGCAGCTCTGCTTCTTGCGGGCTCTATGCCTTCGGCCATCGCCGCCGCATCACCGGCCAAACCCGCCGATGCATTGCACCGGCTGCTGATCAAGGAGGAGATCCGCGACACGCTGGCCCACTACAACCAGCTGGTGGACCGTGACGACGGCGCACCCGACCGCAGCGCGTGGATGGCGATGTTCACCGATGACGCGGAGATGCGCGCCTTCTACCCCGACGGTACGCCCGACATTCACCTGCGCGGCCGGCCAGCGATCCAGAAAGCATTCGGTGGCGGCGGCACCAAGGACAGCGGGCTCGCCTCCAAGCACTACATCGTCAACGTCGTGTTCGACGATGTGGCCGACACCGCGGTGCGTACCCACATCAACGCCATGTCGGTGACCACCACCAAGAACCTCGTCAACCGCCACTGTGAAGGCTGCGGAACTCAGCCCGTGGCGATCTCCATGTTCATTTACGACAACACATGGGTGAAGGTGGCTGGAGAATGGAAAATCCAGCGCATGGAAGTGTATTTCAAGAACTGA
- a CDS encoding PQQ-dependent sugar dehydrogenase, translating to MTLPLRRRFHGLLRQAVLPAFGLLALAVAACQGKPEDQKTSAETAAPASNGAVADGSIAQLFGTNCAGCHGVDLKGAQGPSLVDKTWIHGSDDASILKIITKGAMTAGMPAFEGRFSDSEMRGLVAYIREKGASAPADTAPFPTSTQTSEKQAYKVVPVVAKGLVTPWSMVFLGADRMLVSERPGRLRVVHTDGTIDAPVANAPRITSEFIHGGMLGLALAPDYAKSGWIYIAFTDERPDRFDEIERCGKRSTCFQLASQIKVIRAKLRGNALVEKQTIWQAPDRSYRTTPNFGGRMAFGADGMLYFGVGDRVYSLMEAQDLSSPIGKVHRVAPDGSIPKDNPFAKKPGALASIWSYGHRNPQGFAVDPRTGHLWETEHGPRGGDELNLLHPGSNYGWPLVTLGMGYDGLPFDPAYPIGHSQLAVPMPKAAKPDPSTMVDSVTHWTPSIAVSSIAFYTGNLFPQWRNSLFVTSLQQQEFLRLTITNDKVTGQELLFRWHGRLRDVVNGPDGAIYIAVNEPDMIVKLVPATEKR from the coding sequence ATGACCCTGCCGCTTCGTCGACGTTTCCACGGCCTGCTGCGGCAGGCCGTCCTCCCCGCATTCGGCTTGCTTGCCTTGGCGGTGGCGGCCTGCCAGGGCAAGCCGGAGGATCAGAAAACCAGCGCGGAGACAGCCGCCCCCGCTTCTAATGGCGCCGTTGCGGACGGGTCCATCGCACAATTGTTCGGAACCAACTGTGCGGGCTGTCATGGCGTCGATCTCAAGGGTGCGCAGGGGCCCTCGCTGGTGGACAAGACATGGATCCACGGCAGCGACGATGCCAGCATCCTCAAGATCATCACGAAGGGCGCGATGACGGCGGGGATGCCCGCCTTCGAAGGCCGGTTCAGTGATTCCGAGATGCGTGGCCTCGTCGCCTACATCCGCGAAAAGGGCGCTTCGGCCCCGGCGGACACGGCCCCCTTCCCCACCAGCACGCAGACCTCGGAGAAGCAGGCATACAAGGTGGTGCCGGTCGTCGCCAAGGGGCTCGTCACGCCCTGGTCGATGGTTTTCCTGGGCGCGGATCGCATGCTGGTCAGCGAGCGCCCCGGCCGCCTGCGTGTGGTCCATACCGATGGCACTATCGATGCCCCGGTCGCCAATGCCCCGCGGATCACCAGCGAATTTATCCATGGCGGCATGCTCGGACTGGCGCTGGCCCCGGACTATGCCAAGTCAGGCTGGATTTACATCGCCTTCACCGACGAGCGCCCTGACCGCTTCGACGAGATCGAACGCTGCGGCAAGCGATCCACCTGCTTCCAGCTGGCTTCGCAGATCAAGGTGATCCGCGCCAAGTTGCGCGGCAATGCCCTCGTCGAAAAGCAGACGATCTGGCAGGCCCCTGACAGGAGCTACCGCACCACGCCCAACTTTGGCGGCCGCATGGCCTTCGGCGCAGACGGGATGCTGTACTTCGGGGTCGGCGACCGCGTTTATTCGCTGATGGAGGCGCAGGATCTGTCCTCGCCCATCGGCAAGGTGCACCGCGTGGCACCGGACGGATCGATCCCCAAGGACAATCCCTTCGCGAAGAAGCCAGGCGCCCTCGCCTCGATCTGGAGTTACGGACACCGAAACCCGCAGGGCTTCGCCGTCGATCCGCGCACCGGCCACCTGTGGGAAACCGAGCACGGCCCGCGCGGCGGCGACGAGCTGAACCTGCTGCATCCCGGATCCAACTACGGCTGGCCGCTGGTCACCCTGGGCATGGGCTATGACGGGCTGCCCTTCGATCCCGCCTATCCCATCGGCCACTCGCAGCTGGCGGTGCCCATGCCCAAGGCGGCGAAGCCGGACCCGAGCACGATGGTGGACTCCGTCACGCACTGGACGCCCTCGATCGCGGTTTCCTCCATCGCCTTCTACACCGGCAATCTGTTCCCCCAGTGGCGCAACAGCCTGTTCGTCACCTCGCTTCAGCAGCAGGAGTTCCTGCGACTGACGATCACGAACGACAAGGTCACCGGGCAGGAACTGCTCTTCCGTTGGCACGGCCGCCTGCGCGATGTCGTAAACGGACCGGACGGGGCGATCTACATCGCCGTCAATGAACCCGATATGATCGTCAAACTGGTCCCTGCCACGGAGAAACGCTGA
- a CDS encoding TonB-dependent siderophore receptor, with product MGDRGARAGTVANHHSSAGHGTDQQKPELPQAETDAIVVTGSRITQHGYAMPTPVTVLTAQLLEQSAPSNLPDALNKTPQFQNSLGQATSLTNADRPYSGNYLDLRGVGPVRALVLLDGRRVPPTSYEGTVDTNLLPQLLVQRIDVVTAGASAVYGSDAVSGVVNFVLDTKFNGVKGVAQRSVSQRGDNGGYRTGIAAGTGFANDRGHVEFSVERFVSDGIPSKKDRPGQSSDYLFLGSGTAADPYKIYPNTNFSFVSRGGLAVSGPFAGQQFLPGGVLAPFNPGTIIGNRGLATGGEDSASSSNGNTVLSASLKTLQSFGRLSYEIVDGVEAYVQGGYAESRNHYNALEDNFRVFIPIYSGNPYLSDAAQAQLTATNTPSFTINRADDRVSNLDTYVDTVNRAYNLTAGFKGDISPRLHFEAYYTHGDTKLKTRRNESENTRFFAAIDAVDQGEFQNNVANGNIVCRVTLTNPGLYPGCTPLNLLGEGSSSPEALAWQQGITRFAVRNKLDEWNVNVGGDVVDLWAGPLAINIGADYRKQSLEQTSNADPSIPLDITGLRGISPNAARFVYTNVGVANGSYNVKEVYGEFALPLLRDAAFAKSLDLNGAIRYTDYSTSGSVVTWKAGLTYAPIPSIRFRGTVSRDIRAPTLYDFFAGRSFNSTVLNDRLTGVSGVATTFGGGNLQLKPEIAKTYTAGVVLQPDFLPGFSLSADYYDLTIRNAITSLDAGTIADTCFASGGTDPVCSRIVRPFPTSNTTTANFPTSVDVSPINGASLHTRGIDVDASYDFNLDMGETPVSVRLQGLANYDLKFISATGASQAGRTFDTTSAFPRMRLTMNATLSTEHADLFIQGRYFTRTKLSDLALAGSGYGVFDPVHAPAAFYMDMTLTGHIDGLGGSISPFISVNNLLDKKPPLIPAVANPGVTYPTILALYDVVGRAVTAGVRFKF from the coding sequence TTGGGCGACCGCGGTGCACGCGCAGGAACAGTCGCAAACCACCACAGCAGTGCCGGACATGGCACCGACCAGCAGAAACCGGAGCTTCCTCAGGCTGAGACCGATGCCATCGTCGTCACCGGCAGCCGCATCACCCAGCACGGCTATGCGATGCCCACGCCGGTCACGGTGCTGACCGCGCAGCTTCTCGAACAGTCCGCGCCCAGCAACCTGCCGGACGCGCTGAACAAGACGCCGCAGTTCCAGAACTCGCTTGGCCAGGCGACCTCGCTGACCAATGCGGACCGCCCCTATTCAGGCAACTATCTCGATCTTCGCGGCGTCGGCCCGGTCCGCGCGCTGGTGCTGCTGGACGGTCGCCGCGTGCCACCGACAAGCTATGAAGGCACCGTCGACACCAACCTGCTGCCCCAGCTTCTGGTTCAGCGTATCGACGTGGTGACCGCTGGCGCTTCGGCCGTCTATGGGTCGGACGCGGTCAGCGGCGTCGTCAACTTCGTGCTCGACACCAAGTTCAACGGCGTGAAGGGCGTGGCGCAGCGTAGCGTCTCGCAGCGCGGCGACAACGGCGGCTATCGTACCGGCATCGCGGCAGGCACCGGCTTCGCCAACGATCGCGGCCACGTGGAATTCAGCGTCGAGCGCTTTGTGAGCGACGGTATTCCCAGCAAGAAAGACCGTCCCGGCCAGTCCTCGGACTACCTGTTCCTGGGCTCCGGCACGGCCGCCGATCCATACAAAATCTACCCCAACACCAACTTCTCGTTCGTGTCGCGCGGCGGGCTCGCCGTCAGCGGGCCGTTTGCAGGCCAGCAATTCCTGCCCGGCGGTGTGCTGGCGCCGTTCAATCCCGGCACGATCATCGGCAATCGCGGCCTTGCCACCGGCGGCGAGGATTCCGCCTCGTCGTCGAACGGCAATACCGTGCTCAGCGCGTCGCTCAAGACCCTGCAGAGTTTCGGTCGCCTCAGCTACGAAATCGTGGACGGTGTCGAAGCCTATGTTCAGGGCGGCTACGCCGAATCGCGCAACCACTACAACGCGCTCGAAGACAATTTCCGCGTGTTCATCCCGATCTACAGCGGCAACCCTTACCTGTCCGACGCGGCACAGGCGCAGCTGACCGCCACCAACACACCGTCCTTCACGATCAACCGCGCCGATGACCGCGTCTCCAACCTCGATACTTATGTCGATACGGTGAACCGCGCCTATAACCTCACGGCCGGTTTCAAAGGCGACATCAGCCCGCGCCTGCATTTCGAGGCGTACTACACCCACGGCGACACAAAGCTGAAGACACGCCGCAACGAAAGCGAGAACACCAGGTTCTTCGCCGCGATCGATGCGGTGGACCAAGGCGAATTCCAGAACAACGTCGCCAACGGCAATATCGTGTGCCGCGTGACGCTGACGAACCCCGGCCTCTACCCAGGCTGCACCCCGCTAAACCTGCTGGGCGAAGGCTCCTCCTCGCCCGAGGCGCTGGCCTGGCAGCAGGGCATCACCCGCTTTGCGGTGCGCAACAAGCTGGACGAGTGGAACGTCAACGTCGGAGGTGACGTGGTGGACCTGTGGGCCGGTCCCCTCGCCATCAACATCGGCGCGGACTACCGCAAGCAGTCGCTGGAGCAGACCAGCAACGCCGATCCCTCGATCCCGCTCGACATCACGGGCCTGCGCGGCATCAGCCCCAATGCGGCGCGTTTCGTCTACACCAACGTCGGCGTCGCCAACGGTTCGTACAATGTGAAGGAAGTCTACGGCGAATTCGCGCTGCCGCTGCTGCGCGATGCCGCCTTCGCCAAGTCGCTCGATCTCAACGGGGCGATCCGGTACACCGATTATAGCACCTCCGGCTCTGTCGTCACGTGGAAGGCGGGCCTGACTTATGCACCAATCCCGTCGATCCGCTTTCGTGGCACGGTGTCGCGCGATATCCGCGCGCCAACCCTCTACGACTTCTTCGCCGGTCGTTCGTTCAACTCGACCGTTCTCAACGATCGCCTGACCGGCGTCAGCGGCGTTGCCACCACCTTCGGCGGCGGCAACCTCCAGTTGAAGCCGGAAATCGCCAAGACCTACACCGCAGGCGTGGTGCTGCAGCCGGACTTCCTGCCTGGCTTCAGCCTCTCGGCCGACTATTATGATCTTACGATACGCAACGCCATCACTTCGCTGGATGCCGGCACCATCGCCGACACCTGCTTTGCCAGCGGCGGCACCGACCCGGTCTGCTCGCGTATCGTGCGTCCGTTCCCGACCAGCAATACCACGACGGCCAACTTCCCGACCTCGGTGGACGTCTCCCCGATCAACGGTGCCTCGTTGCACACGCGCGGCATCGACGTGGACGCCAGCTACGATTTCAACCTGGACATGGGCGAAACGCCCGTCTCGGTCCGCCTGCAGGGGCTGGCGAATTACGATCTGAAGTTCATCTCCGCCACCGGCGCCAGCCAGGCGGGCCGCACCTTCGACACGACGTCGGCCTTCCCGCGCATGCGCCTGACGATGAACGCCACGCTCAGCACCGAGCACGCGGACCTGTTCATCCAGGGTCGCTACTTCACCCGTACCAAGCTGAGCGACCTGGCGCTGGCGGGATCGGGCTACGGCGTGTTCGACCCGGTCCATGCACCGGCCGCGTTCTACATGGACATGACTCTGACCGGCCATATCGACGGTCTGGGCGGTTCGATCAGCCCGTTCATTTCCGTCAACAACCTGCTCGACAAGAAGCCTCCGTTGATCCCGGCGGTCGCCAACCCGGGCGTCACCTATCCTACCATCCTCGCGCTTTATGACGTGGTCGGCCGCGCCGTCACCGCCGGTGTGCGCTTCAAGTTCTGA
- a CDS encoding ROK family protein, translated as MKITGLSPAMITMVTGSLIERGLISEAGDTRQSRGRPRIRLTTNPDGGLVCGVLIHPEGMVDIEVANLVGQAVFTSTHTLGAHLFDPAFVDELATAIRQVCDDHAVDDRLLAIGVCPPTTIDGERGLVHWMAADGTLPKPTPLKAMLESRLDLPVFLDTRENVIARRERWHGDPDAGDDMAVITIGPGIGLGQYQGKALRFGAHGFNSEFGHMKVPLAAGNPCPCGGTGCLITVSSHYGILRMAKGAQGMLDPTLPQIRKEFEQVVDQACDGDSRLRELFNLAGRALGTAVANHVNLLDPANIVIVSEDERALELMRPGFVAQYAADLLPVFRDRAPVTLKADEPGSRVEGAIALVLDRLFGTT; from the coding sequence GTGAAAATCACGGGCCTCTCCCCGGCAATGATCACTATGGTGACTGGCAGCCTGATCGAACGCGGCCTCATCAGCGAGGCCGGGGATACCCGCCAGTCACGCGGCAGGCCACGGATCCGCCTGACCACCAACCCCGATGGTGGGCTCGTCTGCGGTGTGCTGATCCACCCCGAAGGCATGGTCGACATCGAAGTGGCGAACCTTGTCGGACAGGCCGTGTTCACTAGCACGCACACGCTCGGCGCGCATCTGTTCGACCCGGCCTTCGTGGATGAACTGGCCACCGCGATCCGGCAGGTGTGCGATGACCATGCCGTGGATGACAGGCTGCTCGCCATCGGCGTGTGCCCCCCCACGACCATCGACGGCGAACGCGGGCTGGTGCACTGGATGGCAGCAGACGGCACCCTGCCCAAGCCAACGCCGCTGAAGGCGATGCTGGAAAGCCGGCTCGACCTTCCCGTCTTTCTCGACACGCGGGAGAACGTGATCGCCCGGCGTGAGCGATGGCACGGCGATCCGGACGCCGGGGACGATATGGCCGTGATTACGATCGGCCCCGGCATCGGTCTTGGCCAGTATCAGGGCAAGGCGCTGCGGTTCGGCGCCCACGGCTTCAACAGCGAGTTCGGGCACATGAAGGTGCCTCTGGCAGCGGGCAATCCCTGTCCCTGCGGAGGCACCGGCTGCCTTATCACGGTATCCTCCCACTACGGCATTCTGCGCATGGCCAAGGGGGCGCAAGGCATGCTCGATCCCACGTTGCCGCAGATCCGCAAGGAATTCGAACAGGTCGTGGATCAGGCCTGTGACGGGGACAGCAGATTGCGCGAACTGTTCAACCTTGCCGGTCGCGCGCTAGGCACCGCAGTCGCAAACCACGTCAACCTGCTCGACCCGGCAAACATCGTCATCGTGTCGGAAGACGAACGCGCCCTGGAACTGATGCGGCCGGGGTTCGTGGCCCAATACGCAGCCGATCTCCTGCCTGTGTTCCGCGATCGCGCACCGGTCACGCTGAAAGCGGATGAGCCGGGTAGCCGTGTCGAAGGGGCCATCGCGCTCGTCCTCGATCGGCTGTTCGGCACCACTTGA
- a CDS encoding amidohydrolase family protein — protein MLDLLIKGGDVVDGTGRPRFTADIGVADGRIVGVGDLSGPARRTIDATGMLVTPGWVDIHTHYDGQATWDMLLDPSFSSGVTTAILGNCGVGFAPVARGDEGRLIDLMDGVEEIPGGALHAGLEWNWSTFPEYLDVLDSKPRSFDVGCYLPHGPLRLFVLGDKVGSGRKADADEIERMAGLVDEAMRAGAFGVSSSRTSVHRTVHGDMTPDFEADREELVALARAVAQRRGVMEFAPAGVVGEDPHGIRSEMAMFDDIVTETGVDVHMLLLQPNLDPDYWQEQLAWATRINAAGRSRVFGQVSGRSIGALLSFYGTHPFMERPTFREVKASLPRDQWLTTLADPQMKTRILTETDREGTFGAFLNQHWGSCFDLGETADYEPDDSVNVVGLAAAAGTTPQSFVYDMMLQTSRHPRLLLAINNYVGGALEKLKPMIEHPATVLGASDAGAHVMTICDGSMNSFMLTHWARDRSRGPGIPLEQVVRMMSHDTARSIGIIDRGTLEPGMRADLNVIDFDNLALGKPTIVDDLPQGASRLLQDVRGYRLTMVNGTITRENDKATGDLPGRLLRHRAPIAEVEMQV, from the coding sequence ATGCTCGATCTGCTCATCAAGGGCGGCGACGTCGTCGATGGTACGGGAAGGCCGCGTTTCACGGCAGATATCGGCGTCGCCGATGGCCGCATCGTCGGAGTGGGCGACCTGTCCGGCCCTGCCCGCCGCACCATCGACGCCACCGGCATGCTCGTTACGCCCGGCTGGGTGGACATACACACGCATTACGACGGGCAGGCGACATGGGACATGCTGCTCGACCCCTCTTTCAGTTCGGGCGTCACCACCGCGATCCTCGGCAACTGCGGCGTCGGCTTCGCGCCGGTTGCACGGGGGGACGAGGGCCGCCTGATCGACCTGATGGACGGGGTGGAGGAAATTCCCGGCGGCGCGCTCCACGCCGGGCTGGAGTGGAACTGGTCCACCTTCCCCGAATATCTCGACGTGCTGGATTCCAAGCCGCGCAGCTTCGACGTGGGCTGCTATTTGCCGCATGGCCCGCTCCGGCTTTTCGTGCTGGGCGACAAGGTTGGCTCCGGCCGCAAGGCCGATGCCGACGAGATCGAGCGAATGGCCGGCCTTGTCGATGAAGCCATGCGGGCCGGCGCATTTGGCGTATCCAGTTCGCGCACGTCGGTCCATCGCACCGTTCACGGTGACATGACCCCCGATTTCGAGGCAGACCGCGAGGAACTGGTGGCGCTTGCCCGCGCAGTTGCGCAGCGCCGGGGCGTCATGGAGTTCGCGCCAGCGGGCGTAGTCGGCGAGGATCCGCATGGGATTCGCAGCGAGATGGCGATGTTCGACGACATCGTGACCGAAACCGGCGTCGACGTGCACATGCTGTTGCTGCAGCCCAATCTCGACCCGGATTACTGGCAGGAGCAGCTGGCGTGGGCGACGCGGATCAATGCTGCCGGTCGCTCGCGCGTATTTGGGCAAGTCAGCGGGCGCAGCATTGGCGCGCTGCTCAGCTTCTACGGTACTCACCCGTTCATGGAGCGGCCGACCTTTCGCGAGGTGAAAGCCAGTCTTCCGCGCGACCAGTGGCTGACCACGCTCGCCGATCCGCAGATGAAGACCCGGATCCTGACCGAGACCGACCGGGAAGGTACCTTTGGCGCGTTTCTCAACCAGCATTGGGGCAGCTGCTTCGATCTGGGCGAGACGGCCGACTACGAACCGGATGATAGCGTCAATGTAGTCGGTCTCGCGGCGGCGGCGGGCACCACGCCGCAGTCCTTCGTCTACGATATGATGCTCCAGACCAGCCGGCACCCGCGTCTGTTGCTGGCGATCAATAACTATGTCGGCGGTGCGCTGGAGAAACTGAAGCCGATGATCGAGCATCCCGCCACCGTGCTTGGCGCGTCAGATGCAGGGGCGCATGTCATGACGATCTGCGATGGCTCGATGAACAGCTTCATGCTGACGCACTGGGCACGCGATCGCTCTCGGGGGCCGGGGATCCCGCTGGAACAGGTTGTGCGGATGATGAGCCATGACACGGCGCGCTCGATCGGAATTATCGATCGAGGTACGCTGGAACCCGGAATGCGTGCGGACCTCAACGTGATTGATTTCGACAACCTCGCGCTGGGCAAGCCCACCATTGTCGACGACCTGCCACAAGGTGCTAGCCGGCTTTTGCAGGACGTCCGCGGCTATCGCCTGACAATGGTGAATGGCACGATTACGCGCGAAAATGACAAGGCCACCGGCGACTTGCCCGGCCGCTTGCTAAGGCATCGCGCGCCAATCGCCGAGGTCGAAATGCAGGTCTGA
- the pyrC gene encoding dihydroorotase produces MTSQITIRRPDDWHVHLRDGEMLKAVVGYTARQFARAIVMPNLTPPVVTVAAAQAYRERILDAVPAGVDFTPLMVCYLTDGSDPAEIVRGYEQGVFAACKIYPAHATTNSAHGVTDIRKLTPVLEAMQRIGMPLLIHGEVTDADVDIFDREAVFVERILAPLVRDYPALKIVLEHITTAEAAAFVAESGPQVGATITPQHLIINRNAIFAGGIRPHAYCLPIAKRERHRVAVRAAAVSGSPKFFLGTDSAPHEIGRKESACGCAGIFNAPFALESYAQVFEEDGVLDLLEGFASEHGPNFYGLPLNEGTVTLKREDIAVPEVIAAGGMNVVPFHAGETMRWRLVD; encoded by the coding sequence ATGACTTCGCAGATAACGATCCGCCGCCCCGACGACTGGCATGTGCACCTTCGCGATGGCGAGATGCTCAAAGCCGTGGTCGGCTACACCGCGCGCCAGTTCGCGCGCGCCATCGTCATGCCTAACCTGACCCCTCCGGTCGTGACTGTGGCGGCGGCGCAGGCCTATCGCGAACGTATCCTGGACGCGGTGCCGGCCGGCGTGGACTTCACGCCTCTGATGGTCTGCTACCTGACCGACGGCTCGGACCCGGCGGAAATCGTGCGAGGCTACGAGCAGGGCGTGTTCGCCGCCTGCAAGATCTACCCCGCCCACGCCACCACCAACTCTGCGCACGGCGTCACCGACATCCGCAAACTCACTCCGGTGCTGGAGGCCATGCAGCGCATCGGCATGCCGCTGCTGATCCACGGCGAAGTGACCGATGCCGATGTCGATATCTTCGATCGTGAGGCGGTGTTCGTCGAGCGAATCCTGGCGCCTCTGGTGCGCGATTATCCAGCGCTCAAGATCGTGCTCGAACACATCACGACGGCCGAAGCGGCCGCATTCGTCGCCGAGAGCGGCCCCCAGGTCGGTGCGACGATCACCCCGCAGCACCTGATCATCAACCGCAACGCGATCTTCGCCGGCGGCATTCGTCCCCACGCCTATTGTCTGCCCATCGCCAAGCGCGAACGCCACCGCGTCGCCGTGCGCGCGGCGGCCGTGTCCGGATCGCCTAAGTTCTTCCTCGGCACCGACAGTGCGCCGCACGAGATCGGCCGCAAGGAATCGGCCTGTGGATGCGCGGGCATCTTCAACGCGCCCTTCGCGCTGGAAAGCTACGCTCAGGTGTTCGAAGAAGACGGCGTTCTCGACCTGCTGGAAGGATTCGCCTCCGAACACGGTCCCAATTTCTACGGCCTGCCCCTGAACGAGGGCACAGTGACATTGAAGCGGGAGGATATAGCTGTGCCGGAGGTCATCGCCGCAGGCGGCATGAACGTGGTTCCGTTCCACGCCGGCGAGACGATGCGCTGGCGCCTGGTCGACTGA